In one Nicotiana sylvestris chromosome 8, ASM39365v2, whole genome shotgun sequence genomic region, the following are encoded:
- the LOC138875238 gene encoding uncharacterized protein translates to MKLFMRSLKGDVLSWFNTENTPDVFYIQNLKKKPTETFREYATRWRSEATKDYTAEARRKGKAKFGETVAAQVLSEEYVPSNITGGEMENMVGQELGDHIAENPVDEEYEPLKTYFPDKEVSFIGEDIEESYDGWRMSFDGAENFKGVGIGAVLVSETGQHYPISAKLRFLCTNNMAEYESCILGLKMAIDMNIQELVQNEFVDALATLSSMIQHPDKNFIDPILVKIYDQPAYCAHVEEEADGKPWFHDSRNTW, encoded by the exons atgaagctttttatgaggagtctgaagggagatgttttgtcttg gttcaacacagaaaatacaccagatgtgttctacatccaaaacttaaagaagaagcccacggaaacattccgcgagtatgccactcgctggagatcagaagctactaag gattacacagccgaggcgagaaggaaagggaaagctaaatttGGGGAAACAGTTGCAGCACAG gtgctgagtgaggaatatgtaccaagcaacatcaccggaggagaaatggaaaacatggtagggcag GAACTAGGAGATCAcattgctgaaaatcccgtggacgaagaatatgaacccctgaaaacatattttcctgataaagaggtatcattcataggagaagacattgaagaatcctatgacggttggagaatgtctTTCGATGGAGCagaaaatttcaaaggagttggcataggagcagtcctagtatcagaaactggtcagcattatccaatATCTGCCAAGCTTAGGTTCttgtgcaccaacaacatggccgagtacgaatcctgcatcttagggctcaagatggccattgacatgaacatccaagagtt ggtccagaatgaattcgtCGATGCActagctaccctatcatccatgatacaacatccagacaagaatttcattgatcccattctggtaaagatctatgatcagccagcttactgtgctcatgtcgaagaagaagcagacggaaagccttggtttcatgattcAAGGAATACTTGgtaa
- the LOC138875239 gene encoding uncharacterized protein produces MAFALGMDDGTLRYQGRLCVPNMDGLRERIIAEAHSSRYSMNPCYTKMYHDLKKVYWWNDMKRNVSEFVARCQNFQQVKADNQRLGGLAQNKEIPMWKWKLIHMDFVIKDARILEQCSELKKAQSEVCWLNSFFSSAHLEEYQRTLATEVHQMATLGVRLADSSEGGIIVQNRVESSIIVEVKEKQYNDPLLVQLTEGIHKHKTMAFSLSMDDGTLSWDDDVPLIEFFCNSSYHASIQMALFEDLYGRKCRSPIGWFEIGEVKLIGPDRMHQAMDKVNIIKEQLKTTQRCEKSYSDMHRRDLEFKEDDWVVLKVSPMKGIMRFGKKVKLSPRYVIPYKII; encoded by the exons ATGGCTTTTGctcttggcatggatgatggtacgcTAAGGTACCAAGGGCGACTATGTGTTCCAAATATGGATGGTCTCCGTGAAAGAATCATTGCCGAGGCTCACTCTTCTAGGTATTCCATGAACCCGTGCTATACAAAGATGTACCATGATCTTAAGAAAGTCTACTGGTGGAATGATATGAAGAGGAATGTATCGGAATTTGTGGCAAGATGTCAAAATtttcagcaagtgaaggccgatAACCAAAGGCTTGGTGGGTTGGCACAGAACaaagaaattccaatgtggaaatggaaGTTGATCCATATGGACTTTGTG ATCAAAGATGCTAGGATTTTGGAACAATGTAGTGAATTAAAGAAAGCTCAAAgtgaggtatgttggctaaactcctTTTTTAG TTCAGCTCACTTGGAGGAATATCAAAGAACGTTGGCAACTGAGGTTCATCAAATGGCTACTTTGGGAGTTCGTCTTGCGGACTCTAGTGAAGGAGGGATAATTGTGCAAAATAGGGTTGAATCATCGATCATTGTGGAAGTCAAGGAGAAACAGTACAATGACCCATTGTTGGTACAATTGAcggaggggattcataaacataaGACCATGGCTTTTTCTCTTAGCATGGATGATGGTACGCTAAG TTGGGATGATGAtgtgccactcatagaatttttCTGCAATAGCAGTTACCatgctagcattcagatggcactgttCGAGGATTTATACGGTAGGAAATGTAGATCTCCCATTGGATGgtttgagattggggaagtaaaGTTAATAGGGCCAGACCGCATGCATCAGGCTATGGATAAGGTTAATATCATTAAGGAGCAGTTGAAAACTACCCAGAGATGTGAGAAGTCCTATTCAGATATGCATCGTagggatttggagttcaaagaggaTGATTGGGTAGTGTTGAAAGTAtcccccatgaagggtataaTGCGGTTTGGTAAAAAAGTGAAATTGAGTCCTAGATATGTCATACCGTACAAAATCATTTAG